The genomic DNA CATAAGGATAATTGATGGAGATATGAAATGGGAAGATGCTGTAAAATTTAGTTCAAACATACTTGCTAATTGTGATTTTGTATCAGCACAATATGCTGAGAATATTATAGATATTTTAAAAAATGTGGGTTTTTATGCTGTAAAAGATAACGAATTTGCTTTACTACATGGCAATGATAGTTCATTAGTCAAAGTAAGTTCGATAAGTTTATTAATATGTAAAGAAGCAGTTAGTTTTGGAGATAAAAAGGTTAAAATCATATTTTGCCTAGCAAGCAGAGATAAAAAAGAGCAAATTCCTGCAATAATTAATCTAACTAAAATGGTTTATAAGACTAATTTTATTGCTATGTTAGAAAGTGCAAAGACAAAAGAAGAAGCAGAAGTTTTAATTCATAAATATGAGAAGGAGGTCACTGTATGAATAAATTAGTTAATGTAAAATGTTCATTTAAAATACATGTTAATTCAAAAGAAGAAGCCATTATATCGTTAGTTGATGTAGTGTCAAAAGAAGGATATTTAATAGATAAAAATCAATTTTTAAAAGATGTTTTAAAGAGAGAAGAAACATTGTCGACTTATATTGGACATGGTATAGGTCTTCCTCATAGTCAAAGTGTAGGTGTTAAAAACTCTTGTATTACAATAGGAAAGCTTGATACTCCTATTGAATGGACAGAAGAAGGAGAAAAAGTGGATTTAATATTTTTGATATCAGTAACAAAAGACAATGAAAATAATCTTCATTTAAAGATTTTATCAAAATTAGCACGTTTATTGATGCATGAAAGTTTTAGAAATCAAATTAGATGTTCAGATGAACAAACTGTTTATAATCTTATAAAAGAAAAAATAGAGGAGGAAGATTAAAATGAGAATTTTAAAGTTTTTGCAAAAACATCTTATGACAGCAACATCTTATATGATTCCATTTGTGGTTGCAGGAGGAATATTATTTGCTTTATCAGTAACTTTAAGTGGACAAGCTGCTGTTCCTGAAACAGGCTGGTTGGCTAAACTGAATCAAATTGGAGCTGCTGGCTTGGCTTTATTCATTCCTATATTAGGTGGATATATAGCATTTAGTATGGCAGATAAACCAGGATTAGCTCCAGGTATGATAGGTGCATATTTAGCAAAAGAAGTAAATGCAGGTTTTATAGGTGGTATCATAGCAGGATTTATAGCAGGATTTGTTGTTTTACAATTAAAGAAAATTAAATTAGCTCCTACAATGAGAACTTTAGGTTCTATATTTATTTATCCTTTAGTTGGTACATTGATTACAGGTGGTATAATTGTATTTTTAATTGGAGAACCTATAGCTTCTTTTATGACATGGATGACAAACTGGTTAAATGGAATGTCTGGTGTTTCTAAAATTCCTTTAGGTGGAATCTTAGGAGGAATGATAGCCTCAGATATGGGTGGCCCTATAAATAAGGTTGCTGCTACTTTTGCCCAAACTCAAGTTGACACACTTCCATATTTAATGGGTGGAGTTGGCGTTGCAATTTGTATACCTCCAATTGGTTTAGGATTAGCTACATTATTGTTTCCAAAAAAATTTAGCAAGGAAGAAAGAGATTCAGGTAAAGCTTCACTATTAATGGGATGTGTTGGAATTACAGAAGGAGCTATTCCATTTGCAACATCAGATCCAGTTAGAGTAATACCTTGTATTATGGCTGGGTCGATTGTAGGAAATATTATGGCTTTTTTATTAGGATGTTTAAATCATGCACCCTGGGGAGGTCTGATAGTGTTACCTGTAGTTGACAATAGGTTGGGGTATATTGCATCAGTATTAACTGGAGCAGTAGTTGTTGCGGTATTAATGAAATTAGTAAAAAAAGACGTGAAAGAAGATGAAGAAATTGAAGAAGATTTAGATGAATCAATTGAATTAATATTTGAAGAATTATAAATATAAATGGAAGGAATTTGTATAAAAAAGTAAATATAAAACTATAAATTTAAAGGAGATAAGAATATGAAAATTGTAGCAGTAACATCTTGTCCTAGTGGAGTAGCACATACTTACATGTCGGCTGAATCACTTGAATTATCAGCCAAAAAATTTGGTATAGAAATAAAGGTTGAGACTCAAGGAAGCTCTGGAATAGATAATGAATTGTCACTTAAAGATATTGATGAAGCAACTTGTGTAATATTGACTAATGATGTTGAGATTAGAAATATGGAACGTTTTAAAGGAAAGAAGGTAGTAAGAATGAGTGTATCTGAGATAATTAAGAAATCTGATGCATTAATTAAGAAAATAAAAGATACTTTTCAATAAAAATTGATTTATTTTACATATAACTCAAAGATGTTTTTAAAGAAATTTTT from Clostridioides difficile ATCC 9689 = DSM 1296 includes the following:
- a CDS encoding PTS sugar transporter subunit IIA; amino-acid sequence: MNKLVNVKCSFKIHVNSKEEAIISLVDVVSKEGYLIDKNQFLKDVLKREETLSTYIGHGIGLPHSQSVGVKNSCITIGKLDTPIEWTEEGEKVDLIFLISVTKDNENNLHLKILSKLARLLMHESFRNQIRCSDEQTVYNLIKEKIEEED
- a CDS encoding PTS fructose transporter subunit EIIC, with the protein product MRILKFLQKHLMTATSYMIPFVVAGGILFALSVTLSGQAAVPETGWLAKLNQIGAAGLALFIPILGGYIAFSMADKPGLAPGMIGAYLAKEVNAGFIGGIIAGFIAGFVVLQLKKIKLAPTMRTLGSIFIYPLVGTLITGGIIVFLIGEPIASFMTWMTNWLNGMSGVSKIPLGGILGGMIASDMGGPINKVAATFAQTQVDTLPYLMGGVGVAICIPPIGLGLATLLFPKKFSKEERDSGKASLLMGCVGITEGAIPFATSDPVRVIPCIMAGSIVGNIMAFLLGCLNHAPWGGLIVLPVVDNRLGYIASVLTGAVVVAVLMKLVKKDVKEDEEIEEDLDESIELIFEEL
- a CDS encoding PTS fructose-like transporter subunit IIB, producing MKIVAVTSCPSGVAHTYMSAESLELSAKKFGIEIKVETQGSSGIDNELSLKDIDEATCVILTNDVEIRNMERFKGKKVVRMSVSEIIKKSDALIKKIKDTFQ